The following coding sequences are from one Prochlorococcus sp. MIT 1314 window:
- a CDS encoding iron uptake porin, whose product MKLFQQLLVASTAVGLFSPIAAQASETMNLEGMNSYGRSDSKSQRFDNKTFTNEFSEELATLKGRVDGLEAQQNDFAAGSFSDTTTLDGKAVFTVGMFDTDDSGTTDDDTDDLYGKIQAMYTYTMNLNTSFSGDDNLYVRIKSGNHSGGSVLKGEENTYLSAGNSNADVLKVDKIWYSTPVGERNTVWVGPKIENYYMHATTPSIYKPVLKAFTLGGNAAAYGASTSPGAGWAYKADNGFAVSSNFTTKSGNSTGLLTDEGGTSWATQVGYTKSRYSVSAILNQKYNGWADTSYFTSDDGAARPGDGSSTNIGLRAWWRPAETGTATPSISVGYDTSETDATGNSNTTAYFVGLNWQDIFNADDRIGMAIGQPQKHEDDPVDPFLYEVYYEYKVNDSVTVTPTIFGGSYNEASSDVEADMFGYVVNTTFKF is encoded by the coding sequence ATGAAACTCTTCCAACAATTGTTGGTTGCTAGTACAGCAGTTGGTCTGTTTTCTCCAATAGCTGCACAAGCTTCCGAAACAATGAATCTTGAGGGTATGAATAGTTACGGTCGTAGCGATTCTAAGTCTCAAAGATTTGATAATAAAACATTCACTAACGAGTTTAGTGAAGAACTTGCAACACTCAAAGGACGCGTAGATGGTCTAGAAGCTCAGCAGAATGATTTTGCAGCAGGCAGTTTCTCTGACACTACAACTCTTGATGGTAAGGCTGTTTTTACAGTAGGTATGTTTGATACAGATGACAGTGGCACAACTGATGATGACACTGATGATTTGTACGGCAAGATTCAAGCAATGTATACCTACACCATGAACTTGAATACAAGTTTTTCTGGTGATGATAACCTTTATGTGAGAATTAAGTCAGGTAACCATAGTGGTGGATCTGTATTAAAAGGTGAGGAAAATACTTATCTAAGTGCAGGTAACAGTAATGCTGACGTTTTAAAGGTTGATAAGATTTGGTATTCAACACCAGTTGGCGAACGTAATACAGTTTGGGTTGGTCCAAAGATTGAAAACTACTACATGCACGCAACAACTCCTTCAATCTATAAGCCTGTTTTGAAGGCTTTTACTCTTGGGGGTAACGCAGCTGCATATGGTGCTAGCACAAGCCCTGGAGCAGGATGGGCATACAAAGCTGATAACGGTTTTGCTGTAAGTTCAAACTTTACAACTAAATCTGGTAATTCTACAGGATTACTTACTGATGAAGGTGGAACAAGTTGGGCTACTCAAGTTGGGTACACTAAATCAAGATATTCAGTTTCAGCTATTCTTAACCAAAAGTATAACGGCTGGGCAGATACTTCTTACTTCACATCTGACGATGGTGCAGCAAGACCAGGTGATGGAAGCAGTACAAACATAGGTTTGAGAGCTTGGTGGAGACCAGCGGAAACTGGAACAGCTACTCCTTCAATTTCAGTTGGTTATGATACTTCTGAGACTGATGCTACTGGTAATTCCAATACAACTGCATATTTTGTTGGTCTTAACTGGCAAGATATTTTTAATGCTGATGACAGAATTGGTATGGCTATTGGTCAGCCTCAAAAACATGAGGATGATCCTGTAGATCCATTCTTGTATGAGGTTTATTACGAATACAAAGTTAACGATTCAGTAACTGTAACTCCTACAATTTTCGGAGGTTCTTATAATGAAGCTTCTTCCGACGTTGAAGCTGATATGTTTGGATATGTTGTGAATACAACTTTCAAATTCTAA
- the glyQ gene encoding glycine--tRNA ligase subunit alpha, translating into MFFQDIIQNLNKFWSEEGCLIMQPYDTEKGAGTMNPHTFLRAIGPEPWSVAYAEPCRRPTDGRFGDNPNRAQHYFQYQVIKKPSPEGIQEKYLASLEKLGINPKSHDIRFVEDNWESPTLGAWGVGWEVWLDGMEVTQFTYFQQCGGLDCNPIPIEITYGLERISMFLQDKESIWDLNWNEDLRYSDIWLQFEKSQCAYNFSESNPENIIKLFEIYQNEASSLIEKKLTYPALDFVLKCSHSFNLLDARGVISVTDRAQYIEKIRKLAREVAFSWIEERELLEYPLVKNRNLLGSS; encoded by the coding sequence ATGTTTTTTCAGGATATAATTCAAAACTTAAATAAATTTTGGTCTGAAGAAGGATGCCTAATAATGCAACCATATGATACTGAAAAGGGTGCCGGGACAATGAATCCGCATACTTTTTTAAGGGCAATCGGACCAGAACCATGGAGTGTCGCATATGCAGAGCCATGTAGAAGGCCTACAGATGGAAGGTTTGGTGATAATCCAAATAGGGCACAACATTACTTTCAATATCAGGTAATAAAAAAACCTTCACCAGAGGGAATACAGGAAAAATATTTAGCTTCTTTAGAAAAATTAGGAATTAATCCTAAAAGTCATGACATAAGATTTGTAGAAGATAACTGGGAATCTCCTACTTTAGGAGCCTGGGGAGTTGGTTGGGAGGTTTGGCTGGATGGAATGGAAGTTACACAGTTCACATATTTTCAACAATGTGGTGGCTTGGATTGCAACCCAATTCCAATTGAAATAACTTATGGTTTAGAGAGGATTTCAATGTTTTTGCAGGATAAGGAAAGTATTTGGGATCTAAATTGGAACGAAGATTTAAGATACAGTGATATTTGGCTTCAATTTGAAAAGAGTCAATGTGCTTATAACTTTAGTGAATCTAATCCTGAAAACATAATAAAATTATTTGAAATCTATCAGAATGAAGCAAGTTCTTTAATTGAGAAGAAACTTACTTACCCTGCACTTGATTTTGTACTTAAATGCAGTCACTCTTTTAATTTGCTTGATGCAAGAGGAGTAATATCAGTAACAGATCGCGCGCAGTATATTGAAAAGATTAGAAAACTAGCTAGAGAAGTAGCATTTTCTTGGATTGAAGAAAGAGAATTATTGGAATATCCGTTAGTTAAAAATAGGAATCTTCTTGGCTCCTCTTAA